In a single window of the Metopolophium dirhodum isolate CAU chromosome 2, ASM1992520v1, whole genome shotgun sequence genome:
- the LOC132939673 gene encoding natterin-3-like isoform X2 — protein MMGGYGWVPIDQPHTLLWVPCNSGDPLPRGAVHAGTDKGGDPLYAGRAFYEGDLLPAKINPSHSSAYVCWGGMEHALSHFEVLCHANVAWQTAQGNHIPPNAIVIGSTVDGEKLYMGRTLHDGTLTPGKIHPSHGTLYIPYNGEEVSVTEYEIMIYRPPMTFN, from the exons GTGGTTACGGATGGGTTCCGATAGATCAACCGCACACGCTGTTGTGGGTGCCGTGCAATTCTGGCGATCCGTTGCCCAGGGGAGCTGTGCACGCGGGGACGGACAAGGGCGGCGACCCGTTGTACGCGGGTCGTGCTTTTTACGAAGGTGACTTGCTACCAGCAAAAATAAACCCGAGTCATTCGTCGGCATACGTATGCTGGGGAGGCATGGAGCACGCCTTGAGCCACTTCGAG GTTTTATGTCATGCAAACGTGGCGTGGCAAACCGCTCAAGGAAACCATATTCCGCCAAACGCTATTGTCATAGGTTCTACCGTTGACGGGGAAAAACTTTACATGGGCCGTACGCTTCATGACGGAACATTAACTCCtggaaaa aTACATCCCAGTCATGGAACACTTTATATTCCATATAACGGAGAAGAAGTATCCGTCACTGAGTATGAAATCATGATATACCGGCCACCTATGACCTTTAATTAA
- the LOC132939673 gene encoding uncharacterized protein LOC132939673 isoform X1 — protein sequence MILPMSGGYGWVPIDQPHTLLWVPCNSGDPLPRGAVHAGTDKGGDPLYAGRAFYEGDLLPAKINPSHSSAYVCWGGMEHALSHFEVLCHANVAWQTAQGNHIPPNAIVIGSTVDGEKLYMGRTLHDGTLTPGKIHPSHGTLYIPYNGEEVSVTEYEIMIYRPPMTFN from the exons GTGGTTACGGATGGGTTCCGATAGATCAACCGCACACGCTGTTGTGGGTGCCGTGCAATTCTGGCGATCCGTTGCCCAGGGGAGCTGTGCACGCGGGGACGGACAAGGGCGGCGACCCGTTGTACGCGGGTCGTGCTTTTTACGAAGGTGACTTGCTACCAGCAAAAATAAACCCGAGTCATTCGTCGGCATACGTATGCTGGGGAGGCATGGAGCACGCCTTGAGCCACTTCGAG GTTTTATGTCATGCAAACGTGGCGTGGCAAACCGCTCAAGGAAACCATATTCCGCCAAACGCTATTGTCATAGGTTCTACCGTTGACGGGGAAAAACTTTACATGGGCCGTACGCTTCATGACGGAACATTAACTCCtggaaaa aTACATCCCAGTCATGGAACACTTTATATTCCATATAACGGAGAAGAAGTATCCGTCACTGAGTATGAAATCATGATATACCGGCCACCTATGACCTTTAATTAA